One Danio aesculapii chromosome 22, fDanAes4.1, whole genome shotgun sequence genomic window carries:
- the LOC130215928 gene encoding zinc finger protein 501-like isoform X2, translated as MSDPELCRIKEEETEEQTDIKMKNEEKHLHVKKCLTCAECGKSFASKQNLKVHMMIHTGEKPFTCNQCGKSFRRSSSLNQHMLIHTGEKPHTCDQCGKTFLKLSNMKEHLRVHTKEKPYSCSECGKCFTVQSSLIKHQKIHTGVREYVCFECGKTFITAKHLEQHQRIHTGEKPFKCLHCNKSFSHSGHLKAHERIHTGEKPYKCSHCDKTFSYLGHMKAHRMIHTGEKPYKCSHCDKRFICSGNLKTHERIHSEEKPYSCSHCDKRFCQLGNLKTHEMTHTGEKPYKCSHCDKSFSRSGHLKKHQRIHTGEKPYSCSHCDKKFSRSGYLIKHLRVHTGEKPYKCSHCDKRFSCAGNLTTHERIHTGEKPYKCSHCDMRFSHLGSLKWHKRIHTVEKPP; from the exons atgagtgatccagaactcTGCAGAATTAAAGAGGAAGAGACTGAAGAGCAAACAG ACATTAAGATGAAGAATGAGGAGAAACATCTTCATGTCAAGAAATGTTTGACCTGcgctgagtgtggaaagagtttcgcATCCAAACAGAATCTCAAagttcacatgatgatccacactggagaaaagccctTCACATGtaatcagtgtgggaagagtttcagacgaTCATcctcccttaatcaacacatgctgatccacaccggagagaaaccgcaCACATGTGATCAATGCGGCAAAACATTTTTGAAGCTTTCAAACATGAAGGAGCATCTTAGAGTTCATACGAAGGAGAAGCCTTACTCATGTTCTGAGTGTGGGaagtgttttacagtgcagtcaaGTTTGATaaaacatcagaagatccacactggtgtgagagagtatgtgtgctttgagtgtgggaagacttttattacagctaaaCATTTGGAGcaacaccagaggattcacactggagagaaaccttttaAGTGTCTACACTGCAACAAGAGCTTCAGTCACTCAGGACATCTGAAAGCACACGAGAGGattcacacaggagagaaacccTACAAGTGTTCCCACTGCGACAAAACATTCAGTTACTTAGGACATATGAAAGCACACCGGATGatacacactggagagaaaccgtacaagtgttcacactgtgacaagagattcaTTTGCTCAGGaaacctgaaaacacatgagaggattcacagtGAAGAGAAACCGTACAGTTGTTcgcactgcgacaagagattctgTCAATTAGGaaacctgaaaacacatgagatgactcacaccggagagaaaccgtacaagtgttcacactgcgacaagagctTCAGTCGGTCAGGACATCTGAAAAAACatcagaggattcacactggagagaaaccgtacagttgttcacactgtgacaagaaaTTCAGTCGGTCAGGGTATTTGATCAAACATCTGAGggttcacactggggagaaaccttacaagtgttcacactgcgacaagagattcagttgCGCTGGAAATCTGACAACACATGagaggatccacaccggagagaaaccgtacaagtgttcacactgcgacatgaGATTCAGTCACTTAGGAAGCCTGAAATGGCATAAGAGGATTCACACTGTAGAGAAACCCCCCTAA